GATCTCGTCGCGGTAGACGGCCATACCCAGCGTGCCGACGACGGCGATGCCGAGACCGGCACCGAACTCGTTGCTGGTCTGGGAGAGGGAGGCGGCCGAGCCCGCCTTCTCCGGCGGGGCGGAGCCGACGACGAGGTTGGTGCCGAGCGACACCAGCGGACCGCCACCCAGGCTTGCCAGGGCGAAACCGGTCATCAGCAGCGCCGGACTGGAGTCCGCCTCCGCCAGGAAGTACAGCAGGTATCCGGCGATGGAGACCACCAGGCCGCCCGCGATCAGATACGCGGGCCGGATCGTACGGGCCAGCGAAGGCGCGAAGGACATGCCCGCGATGGACACGACCAGACCCGGCACCAGCGCCAGTCCCGCCTGCAGCGGCGTCAGCTCGGACACCAGCTGGAAGAACTGACCCAGGAAGAGCAGGCTCGCGCCGCCGAGCATGCTGAAGGCCAGCAGGCTGACCAGAGCGCCACTCAGGGCCTTGCTGGAGAACAGGCTGAGGTCGAGGAGGGGGTCTTTGAGGGTTTTCTGGCGGCGGATGAAGAGGATGCCGATGAGGATGCCGGTGATGAGGGCGGTGAGGGGGAGGGGTTCGGGTCCTTGGCGGGCTGCTTCTTTGAGTCCGTAGATGAAGGGGAGGACGGCGGCGAGGGAGAGGGCGACGCTGGGGAGGTCGAGGCGGCCGGCGTCGGGTGCTTTGTATTCGGGCAGGAGGGTGGGGCCCAGGAGCAGGAGGAGGATCATGACGGGGACGCCGATGAGGAAGACGGAGCCCCACCAGAAGTGGTTGAGGAGTGCGCCGCCGGCGATGGGGCCGACGATGGCGCCGATGGAGAAGCTGCCGGCCCAGATGCCGATGGCGGTGCCCATCTGCTTGGGGTCGCGGAACATGTTGCTGATGAGGGCGAGGGTGGAGGGTGCGAGGGTGGCGCCGGAGATGCCGAGGAGGGCGCGGGCGGCGATGAGCATCTCTGGTGTGGTGGAGAAGGCGGCGAGGAGGGAGGAGAGTCCGAAGACCACGGCGCCGATGAGGAGGAGGCGGCGGCGTCCGATGCGGTCGCCGAGGGTGCCCATGGTGACGAGGAGGCCGCCGACCATGAACCCGTACATGTCCATGATCCAGAGTTGTTGGGTGCTGCTCGCTCCCAGATCCGAACTGAGCTGAGGCAACGCCAGCAACAGCACGAACATGTCGAAAGAGACGAGCGTGGCCGGGAGAGCGAGGATCGCGAGACCCATCCACTCCCGGCGCCCCGCCCGGGGCGCGGTGTCTGTCGTCACGGTCCAGTCCTTTCGTCGTCGGGCTGCCGCTGCCCTGTTTCGATGCGCATCGTTCCGTGGGAGGTCCCGTACGTCAGCACGGCTCGTCGGCGGGCGGGATGTTGCTGTTCAGACGGAAGAGGTTCGTCGGGTCGTACGCGCGCTTGACCGCACGCAGCCGCTCCCACGTCGCCGGCGGGTACGCCTCCTGGATCCGCGCCTCGCTGTCATCGGCGAGGAAGTTGACGTACACGCCCGGCACCCCCTTCTGGAGCGCCACGGTCAGCTCGTCGGCCCAGCGGGTGTGGATCTCGGCCTCGTCGGGGTTCTGGTACATGGCCGCGACGTTGACGAGGATCTTGCGGTCCCGGTGCGCGAAGGCGGTCGCGTCCGCGGGAACCCGGGCCATGGCGCCGCCGAGCACCCGGATCTGGACCGCGGGCATGGCGGCACTCGAGGCGGCGACGCGCTCCAGGACCAGCTTCGCGTCGTCCAGGCCGAAGCTGTCCGTGAGCAGGCTGCGGGCGGCGGCGACCGGGTGGAAGCCTTCCTCCTCCGGCGGGTAGACGCCTGGGAACGGCATCGCCTGCATCATGTCGGCGATCGGCGTGGCCAGCCCGCGGAACGGCGCCAGCGCGGCCTCCGCCGCCTCACCCTCGCCCGCGTAGACCAGGATGGCCAGGATGATGGGCGTGCCGTGCAGTTCCTCCGGGACGAACGGCATCGGGGGCGACGGCATCACGTTCGCGATGGTCGACAGCTCCTCCGGGGCGTTCTCCGCCGCCTCGACGAAGCCGGCGACGACCTCCGGGGTGGCCGGCAGCAGCAGCATCCCGCCGGTGACGGTGCCCAGCTCGTGCAGCCGGAACTTCAGCCGCGTCACCACACCGAAGTTGCCGCCGCCACCACGGATCGCCCAGAACAGGTCCGGCTCGTGCTCGGCGTCGACCCGCAACAGCTC
This genomic window from Streptomyces sp. NBC_01216 contains:
- a CDS encoding FAD-binding oxidoreductase, encoding MVDTHTVDARGTVPIARLRALVTGRVLVPSDTDYEQARTVYLGGMDQRPAVIVQPADVEDVARVVTVAREGGLPLAVKGGGHSMFCLNDGGIVLDMSSLRDLKIDVEARTAWAGAGLNAGEYSAVAAEHGLVTGFGDTGSVGLGGITVGGGIGYLVRKYGLTVDDLLAAEVVTADGELLRVDAEHEPDLFWAIRGGGGNFGVVTRLKFRLHELGTVTGGMLLLPATPEVVAGFVEAAENAPEELSTIANVMPSPPMPFVPEELHGTPIILAILVYAGEGEAAEAALAPFRGLATPIADMMQAMPFPGVYPPEEEGFHPVAAARSLLTDSFGLDDAKLVLERVAASSAAMPAVQIRVLGGAMARVPADATAFAHRDRKILVNVAAMYQNPDEAEIHTRWADELTVALQKGVPGVYVNFLADDSEARIQEAYPPATWERLRAVKRAYDPTNLFRLNSNIPPADEPC
- a CDS encoding MFS transporter, with protein sequence MGLAILALPATLVSFDMFVLLLALPQLSSDLGASSTQQLWIMDMYGFMVGGLLVTMGTLGDRIGRRRLLLIGAVVFGLSSLLAAFSTTPEMLIAARALLGISGATLAPSTLALISNMFRDPKQMGTAIGIWAGSFSIGAIVGPIAGGALLNHFWWGSVFLIGVPVMILLLLLGPTLLPEYKAPDAGRLDLPSVALSLAAVLPFIYGLKEAARQGPEPLPLTALITGILIGILFIRRQKTLKDPLLDLSLFSSKALSGALVSLLAFSMLGGASLLFLGQFFQLVSELTPLQAGLALVPGLVVSIAGMSFAPSLARTIRPAYLIAGGLVVSIAGYLLYFLAEADSSPALLMTGFALASLGGGPLVSLGTNLVVGSAPPEKAGSAASLSQTSNEFGAGLGIAVVGTLGMAVYRDEISDAMPAGLPAGAVAAVEESLAGAVSEAARLSGGAGDALLSAARGAFAGGVNAVGLTAMILMSVIALTVIALLRQIPAFGAPQGGDGPGQDASGDPSGAPSGEQSGEREAPVASATG